A stretch of the Lactuca sativa cultivar Salinas chromosome 9, Lsat_Salinas_v11, whole genome shotgun sequence genome encodes the following:
- the LOC111911680 gene encoding isoamylase 3, chloroplastic: protein MPCVTNMMILRTTTSSLCDSSSKISNVNRFLPLSAFRATATMGVMWSRNASGKSSVSGFSSKVKGSEPIKHTSTYVHNQHAKEIVIEEEEVVVMSETDSSFESIPGVPNPLGVSKTENGINFSLFSKHATSVTLCLSLQDSGNDASPNDEMIELKLDPHVNKTGDIWHICVLELPLRNVVYGYKINGPQGFHEGHRFDNTVVLIDPYAKLIQGRKIFGDVKNKFSKFYGTYDFSSLPFDWGDNYTPPNIPEKDLVVYEMNVRAFTADKSSGVEENLRGSYLGIIEKIPHLLELGINAVELLPVFEFDEFEFQRRPNPRDHMINTWGYSTINFFSPMTRYASGGGGPIAARLEFKQMVKALHLAGIEVILDVVYNHTNEADDKYPYTTSFRGIDNKVYYMVDGNGELLNFSGCGNTLNCNHPVVMELILDSLRHWVIEYHVDGFRFDLASVLCRGTDGSPVDAPPLIRAIAKDSILSRCKIIAEPWDCGGLYLVGKFPNWDRWAEWNGIYRDDMRRFIKGDTGMKGAFATRIAGSADLYKVNQRKPYHGVNFVIAHDGFTLYDLVSYNFKHNDANGEGGNDGSNDNLSWNCGHEGETSDANIKSLRFRQMKNFHMALMVSQGVPMMLMGDEYGHTRYGNNNSYGHDTTLNHFQWGQLDARKNDCFRFFAEVIKFRQKYRVFRQEYFIGKKEITWHEDNWNNYESRFIAFTLHDDDEGDIYLAFNAHDYFVQVPIPSPPLQRRWFRVVDTNLESPNDMVPEGVVGIGDTYNVAPYSSILLQAKP, encoded by the exons ATGCCTTGCGTAACGAACATGATGATTCTCCGCACAACAACTTCATCTCTTTGTGATTCATCGTCAAAAATCAGTAATGTCAATCGTTTTCTCCCTCTTTCTGCATTTCGCGCCACCGCGACCATGGG AgtaatgtggagtagaaatgcaTCAGGTAAAAGTTCTGTGAGTGGATTTTCCAGTAAG GTTAAAGGATCAGAGCCTATAAAGCATACATCTACTTATGTACACAATCAACATGCAAAAGAGATTGTGATTGAG GAAGAAGAAGTTGTAGTGATGTCAGAAACTGATTCTTCATTTGAAAGCATTCCTGGAGTACCAAATCCTCTTGGAGTATCAAAAACTGAAAATGGAATAAACTTTTCTCTTTTTTCAAAGCATGCAACTTCAGTTACACTTTGCTTATCACTTCAAGACAG TGGAAACGATGCATCTCCAAATGATGAAATGATTGAGCTGAAATTGGATCCACATGTAAACAAAACTGGAGATATATGGCACATATGTGTTCtg GAATTGCCTCTGAGAAATGTTGTCTATGGATACAAAATAAATGGTCCTCAAGGTTTTCATGAAGGGCATCGATTTGACAACACTGTTGTTCTTATAGACCCTTATGCAAAATTAATACAAGGacgcaagatttttggtgatgtgaaaaataaattttctaaattttatGGAACTTATGATTTTAGTAGCTTGCCGTTTGATTGGGGAGACAATTATACCCCTCCAAACATACCAGag AAGGATCTTGTGGTATATGAAATGAATGTTCGGGCTTTTACAGCTGATAAATCTAGTGGAGTGGAAGAAAATCTACGTGGCAGCTACCTTGGTATTATTGAAAAG ATACCACATCTGTTAGAGCTTGGAATCAATGCAGTGGAATTGCTTCCAGTTTTTGAGTTTGATGAGTTTGAATTCCAGAGGCGTCCAAATCCTAGAGATCACATG ATCAACACATGGGGATATTCAACAATAAATTTCTTTTCTCCAATGACTCGTTATGCAAGTGGTGGTGGAGGACCTATTGCTGCTCGCTTAGAGTTCAAACAAATGGTTAAAGCTTTGCACTTAGCAGGAATCGAG GTAATCTTGGATGTTGTTTACAATCATACAAATGAAGCTGATGATAAATACCCTTACACCACATCATTCCGTGGTATAGACAACAAG gtATATTACATGGTGGATGGAAATGGTGAATTACTGAACTTCTCAGGCTGTG GTAACACATTGAACTGTAACCACCCTGTTGTCATGGAACTCATACTTGACAGTTTAAGACACTG GGTCATTGAATATCATGTGGATGGATTCCGGTTTGACCTTGCAAGTGTTCTTTGTAGAGGAACAGATGGCTCTCCAGTTGATGCTCCTCCACTTATTAGG GCAATAGCAAAAGATAGTATACTATCCAGGTGTAAAATTATTGCTGAACCATGGGATTGTGGAGGCCTATATCTTGTTGGGAAATTCCCAAATTGGGACAG GTGGGCTGAATGGAATGGAATTTATCGTGATGACATGAGGAGATTTATAAAG GGTGACACTGGTATGAAGGGAGCTTTCGCAACTCGAATTGCTGGTTCAGCTGATTTGTACAAA GTCAACCAACGGAAGCCTTACCATGGGGTCAATTTCGTAATAGCACATGATGGATTTACTCTTTATGACCTTGTGTCATATAATTTCAAG CACAATGATGCTAATGGAGAAGGTGGAAATGATGGAAGCAATGATAACCTTAGCTGGAATTGTGGGCATGAAG GGGAAACATCTGATGCTAATATTAAATCCCTACGTTTCCGACAGATGAAGAATTTTCATATGGCATTAATGGTGTCTCAG GGTGTACCAATGATGCTAATGGGAGATGAATATGGGCATACTCGCTATGGAAATAACAATAGCTATGGACATGATACCACTTTAAATCATTTTCAATGGGGACAA TTGGATGCAAGGAAGAATGATTGCTTTAGATTCTTTGCAGAGGTGATTAAGTTTCGCCAAAAGTATAGAGTATTTAGACAAGAGTATTTCATTGGCAAG AAAGAGATAACATGGCATGAAGATAACTGGAATAACTATGAGAGCAGATTCATCGCATTCAC acttcatgatgatgatgaagggGATATTTACTTGGCGTTCAATGCACATGATTACTTTGTTCAAGTTCCAATACCTTCACCTCCTCTCCAAAGGCGCTGGTTCCGAGTG GTGGACACGAATCTTGAGTCACCAAATGACATGGTCCCAGAGGGTGTGGTTGGCATTGGAGATACATATAATGTCGCTCCCTACTCTTCCATTCTTCTTCAAGCAAAGCCATAA
- the LOC128129082 gene encoding uncharacterized protein LOC128129082, protein MVPVLGMKFANPLELKLCLTNYAVKNGYDLWFEKNDHQKLLAKCCKYKKNKKSKSCPFRLWATWMKNERSFQIKSLIDRHNCARVFKFGSIVSYKWIGTHFMNDILQKPKMSIRKLKAKVSKRFNLIASVGQCRNARKYAFQQIEGTLIEHYAKTWSYGEELKRTNPGSTVKMEVDVMPDGETYFSKFYVCLKGLKDGWMEGCRRVIGVDGCFLKGICRGQLLAAIGRDANNHIYPFAWAVVAVENKESWKWFLDLLIDDIGMGVGHGLTIISDQHKGLVEAVKERVPAAEHRQCARHICANFQKRFKGQIFKKLFWRAARSTVDRSCDAYENGVSESFNSVIEAARKKPLITMLEEIRIYVMERLCIYKAKGQSWDLNICPSIRLKLNKHKQTQRFWQEVPSGYMQFEVRVETEGYAVDLNTRQCGCRAWQLAGYPCVHGYAAISSLNRDPEEYVLEWFTTSMYASCYRYNIRPLNCSAMWPEVDYTKPLPPKKRRLPGRPTMKRKRDQVEREAKGTRHTVSKKGMIMRCTICRERGHNRSTCPLRPNDVPSTSGSNKKKPKKQGKVDLEAELEVEHVVMFESESDSDFESEIDVPEVDLVPEVEVDANIEDEIQANNEVEHEIEVQDNVEQEIQHNAENQVRKRTRKTLERITKIQIRKNIRRKEGSSTDHPLEI, encoded by the exons ATGGTCCCAGTTTTAGGTATGAAGTTTGCCAACCCTCTCGAATTGAAGCTTTGTCTAACCAACTATGCTGTCAAGAATGGGTATGACTTATGGTTTGAAAAAAATGATCATCAAAAGCTGTTGGCAAAATGTTGTAAATATAAGAAGAACAAGAAGAGTAAGAGTTGTCCCTTTAGGTTGTGGGCAACCTGGATGAAGAATGAGAGGTCTTTTCAGATTAAGTCATTAATTGATAGGCATAATTGTGCAAGAGTTTTCAAATTTGGGTCCATTGTAAGCTACAAATGGATTGGAACTCATTTCATGAATGATATATTACAGAAACCAAAGATGAGCATTAGGAAATTGAAAGCTAAGGTCAGTAAAAGGTTTAACCTGATAGCTAGTGTTGGACAATGCAGAAATGCTAGGAAATATGCATTTCAGCAGATAGAAGGTACTTTAATAGAGCATTATGCTAAAACATGGAGTTATGGAGAAGAGCTAAAAAGGACAAATCCTGGATCAACAGTTAAGATGGAGGTGGATGTGATGCCTGATGGAGAAACATACTTCTCAAAGTTTTATGTGTGTTTAAAGGGTTTGAAGGATGGATGGATGGAGGGTTGTAGGAGGGTAATTGGAGTAGATGGTTGTTTCTTAAAGGGCATATGCAGAGGTCAGTTGCTTGCAGCCATTGGGAGGGATGCAAACAACCACATATATCCTTTTGCATGGGCTGTGGTTGCAGTAGAAAATAAAGAATCATGGAAGTGGTTTCTTGATCTTCTAATTGATGACATTGGAATGGGAGTTGGGCATGGACTAACCATAATATCAGACCAACACAAA GGATTAGTTGAAGCTGTGAAGGAAAGGGTTCCAGCTGCAGAGCATAGGCAATGTGCTAGGCACATATGTGCTAATTTCCAAAAAAGATTTAAAGGGCAAATATTTAAGAAACTGTTTTGGAGAGCTGCTAGATCTACA GTTGATAGGAGTTGTGATGCATATGAAAATGGTGTTTCTGAAAGTTTTAACTCTGTAATTGAAGCTGCTAGGAAGAAACCACTTATTACCATGTTAGAAGAAATCAGGATTTATGTAATGGAAAGGTTGTGTATATACAAGGCCAAGGGTCAATCTTGGGATTTAAACATATGTCCTTCCATAAGGTTGAAGTTGAATAAGCACAAGCAAACACAAAG GTTTTGGCAAGAGGTACCTTCTGGATATATGCAATTTGAGGTGAGGGTGGAGACTGAAGGGTATGCTGTAGACCTGAATACTAGGCAATGTGGATGTAGGGCATGGCAGTTAGCAGGGTATCCATGTGTGCATGGATATGCTGCCATTTCAAGCCTTAATAGGGACCCTGAGGAGTATGTGTTAGAATGGTTTACTACATCAATGTATGCAAGTTGTTATAGGTATAACATTAGGCCACTAAACTGTAGTGCTATGTGGCCTGAAGTGGATTACACCAAACCATTGCCCCCTAAAAAAAGAAGACTACCTGGAAGACCAACAATGAAAAGGAAAAGGGACCAGGTTGAGAGAGAAGCTAAGGGAACAAGGCATACAGTCTCAAAAAAGGGAATGATCATGAGATGTACCATTTGTAGGGAAAGAGGACATAACAGATCAACATGTCCATTAAGACCAAATGATGTACCATCTACTTCAGGTTCTAACAAAAAGAAACCtaagaaacaag GTAAAGTAGACCTTGAAGCTGAATTGGAAGTGGAACATGTTGTCATGTTTGAAAGTGAAAGTGATAGTGACTTTGAAAGTGAAA TTGATGTTCCTGAAGTTGATCTGGTACCAGAAGTTGAAGTTGATGCTAACATAGAAGATGAGATTCAAGCTAACAATGAAGTGGAACATGAAATTGAAGTTCAAGATAATGTGGAACAGGAAATTCAACACAATGCAGAAAATCAAGTTAGGAAGAGGACAAGAAAAACTTTAGAAAGAATCACAAAGATTCAGATAAGGAAGAACATAAGGAGGAAGGAAGGAAGCAGTACTGACCACCCACTGGAGATTTGA
- the LOC111911681 gene encoding classical arabinogalactan protein 5, whose product MASSTYVMVALFALIAGSALAQSPTGSPMVSPTASPTASPPSPVTAPPTSSPTSSPTESPLASPPAPPAPLSPSGSPSLSPSGSPVPTASPTSPPNSASLNRLAAGSVAVVALAAALVM is encoded by the coding sequence ATGGCGTCTTCTACTTATGTTATGGTGGCGTTGTTTGCTTTGATTGCTGGATCTGCGTTGGCTCAGTCACCCACTGGATCTCCGATGGTATCACCGACGGCATCTCCGACTGCGTCGCCTCCGTCTCCAGTTACAGCTCCTCCTACGAGCTCTCCGACTTCATCACCGACTGAATCGCCTCTAGCATCTCCACCAGCTCCTCCTGCTCCTCTATCTCCCAGCGGCTCTCCGTCGTTGTCTCCTTCTGGCTCACCTGTTCCGACCGCTTCTCCTACTTCACCGCCGAACTCCGCTAGCTTGAACAGACTCGCCGCCGGATCTGTTGCCGTGGTTGCCTTAGCTGCTGCTTTGGTTATGTAG